The nucleotide sequence CCGGCCCTGCTTGTCGACCAGGTAGAAGGCCGGCCAGTAGATGTTCCGGTAGGCGTCCCAGGTGGCGTACTTGTTGTCCTGCGCCACCGGGTAGCTAATGCCGAAGCGCTTGATGGCATCCTGCACGTTGGCCGTCGACCGCTCGAAGGCGAACTCCGGCGTGTGCACGCCCACCACCACCAGGCCCTGGTCCTTGTACTTTTCGTGCCAGCTCTTGACATAGGGCAGCGTGCGGATGCAGTTGATGCAGGTGTAGGTCCAGAAGTCCACCAGCACCACCTTGCCACGCAGCGACGCCATATCCAGCGGCTCGCTGTTCAGCCATTTCTCGATGCCGGTGAATTCCGGCGCCTGGGGCGGAGCGGCCTCCACCCGCCCCGCGGCGGCCAGGGGCAGCGCGCAGGCGAAGGCGGCGGACAGGACGAGCTTTTTCAGTCGGGCGAGCATGACGGATTCCTCATTGAAAGAGATTGGCGATCCAGGCATAGGCCAGGACGTCGTACTGGAAATGAATGGCCACGGCGGTCAGGATCAGCAGCACCCCGAAAGCGCGTTGCAGGGCCAGCGTGTGCCGCGAGACGCGGCGCACGCGCGTGGCGACGAACTTTCCGCCGTAGGCGATGGCCAGCATCGGAATGCCGGAACCGACGGCATAGAGCAGCAGCAGGAAACTGGAATGGCCGACGTCCTGGGCCCGCGCGGCCAGCACCAGGATGGATGCCAGCACCGGCCCGGCGCAGGGCGTCCATACCGCGCCCAGCGACATGCCCAGCAGGAAACCGGCGGCATTGCCCCGCGACGATGCGGCCCGGCCGCCACCGTCCCGCGCGCCGTCCCGCGGCGTAACAGTGCCCGCCGCAAGGCCGCCGCCCGGCGTCGCCAGCCGCTGCAGCGGGCCGCCCAGCCGGGCCATCAGCCAGTCATAGGGCCGCGGCCAGATGCGTACGGCGCCGAACAGCGCCAGCAGCACGATGGATGTCGAGCGCACGGCCTCCTGCACGTGGCCGGAGGAATGCGACAGCAGCCCCAGCAGGATGCCCAGGCTGGCGAAGGACAGGACGAATCCCGCCACGATGAATAGCGGCCGCAGCCGGCCCGAGCGCTCCACCGAGCTGCCCAGCACCACCGGCAGCAGCGGCAGAACGCAGGGCGATGCGATGGTCAGCACCCCGGCCAGGAGCGCGAGGGGAGGTTCGATAAGGTCCATGGCGGGTCTCCGTTTTCCGAGACCGCATTGCACCTGCGCCAGGTATCCCGCCTGTGCCAGCCAGGGGGATTTTTCCGGGCTTATGTATCCGCCGCCGGGGCGTATACAGTACGACACAACCGCCCTGCCTGCCGGCGGTATAAAGCGGGCATCGAAACGGCCTGCCCGGGCCGGACGGGATACGCGCGGCCGCGCCGTCCCGGCCCGCATTCCACGGCCGCCCGGGCCCCGATGCCAAGGAGAAAACGCATGACCGCTCCCCGCCACGCCGGCTCCTGCCACTGCGGCGCCGTCAGATTCGAAGTCACCACGCCGCTGCTGCCGGCCACGCGCTGCGATTGCAGCCTGTGCCGCCGCAAGGGCGCCCTGATGTCCCCGGCCCTGCCCCGCGCGGACCTGCGCATCCTGGCCGGGGAGGACGCGCTGACCCTGTACCAGTTCAATACCCGCGTCGCGCGCCATTATTTCTGCAAGCATTGCGGCATCTATCCCTTCCACCAGACGCGCACGGACCCGTCCCGGTGGCGGGTCAACCTGGGCTGCCTGGAAGGCGTGGATGTCTACGGCCTGCCCTTCGACGTGGCGCACGGGGCCGCCTTGTCCGTGGAGGGACAATCATGAAGCGCTGGCTGGCGGCGTTACTGTTCACGGTGGGCGGGCTGGGTGCCGAAGCCGTCCAGGGCGGGCCCTGCACGCTGATCGCCAGTACCGCTCGCGGAACCGGCAGGTATCCGGATGGCGGGGATGGACCGGATGACGGCGATGACGGCGATGGCAGGGATGGCCCGGACAGATGGAATGCCCGCGATCCGCGGGATCCAGCCGGCGCCTGGCCGTGCCGGCATGCCCGCTACGGCTGCCGGGACGCCCTGGACCGCCGATCGCGGCACGATTTTTAAATACACTGCTCGCGGGCCGCGGCGTGACATCCCCCGCGCCGTGCGCCGACCGCCCAGACACCAACGAAGAAAGGCACCCCGATGGACCATGTCGATCACGTCCTGATCGTCGACGACGATCGAGAAATCCGCGAGCTGGCCGGCAACTTCCTGAAGAAGAACGGCCTGAACGTCAGCTTCGCCGCCGACGGCCGCCAGATGCGCACGCTGCTGGAAAGCACCGCCGTCGACCTGATCGTGCTGGATATCATGATGCCGGGCGATGACGGCCTGGTGCTGTGCCGCGAGCTGCGCAGCGGCAAGCACAAGCGCATCCCCGTCGTGCTGCTGACGGCCCGCAGCGACGACATGGACCGCGTCATCGGCCTGGAGATGGGCGCCGACGACTATCTGGTCAAGCCCTTCGTGGCGCGCGAACTGCTGGCGCGCATCAAGGCCGTGCTGCGGCGCACCCGCATGCTGCCGCCCAATTTCCAGGTGACCGAATCGGGCCGGCAGATCCGCTTCGGCGACTGGCGCCTGGACACCACCGCGCGCCACCTGCTGGATGCCAGCGGCACTGTGGTATCGCTGAGCGGCGCGGAATACCGCATGCTGCGCGTCTTCCTGGATCACCCGCAGCGCGTGCTGACGCGCGACCAGCTGCTGAACCTGACCCAGGGCCGCGACGCCGACGTCTTCGGACGCTCCATCGACCTGCTGGTCAGCCGCCTGCGCCAGCGCCTGCGCGAGGATGCGCGCGAACCCATGTACATCAAGACGGTGCGCAGCGAAGGCTATGTATTCGCCTCCGCCGTCGAGATCACCGAAGACGAGGCCTGAGAGGAATCCCGCGATGTCCGCCCTCGCCGCCGTCCGGCGCATCTCGCTATGGCCGCGCACCTTGCTCATGCGCCTGTTCGTCCTTTTCCTGATCGGCCTGGTCGTGGCCCAGGCCCTGTCGCTGGCGCTGCTGTTCTACGAGCGCTACGAGGCCGGCAAATCCATGATGCTCGGCAACCTGGAAAGCGACGTCTCCATCGCCACGGATATCCTGGACCGCCTGCCGCCGGACGAGCGCCCGGCCTGGCTGCCGCGCCTGAGCAGCGGCAACCGCAAGTATCTTCTGGAGCCGTCCACGGCCGACCAGCCCGTGACGACGTCGGCGGGCCGCTCCGCCGCCGAGGCCATCCACAAGGCGCTGCGCCACCGCGAGGTACAGGTGCGCCAGATGGCCAGCGACGCCAAGCATATCCAGGCCATGATCCGGCTGAGCGACGGCAGCCCGATGACGCTGGACATCCACCTGCTGCTGATGCCGCTGGCGATGTGGCTGCCGGTGGTACTGGTGCTGCAGCTGATGCTGATGACGGGCTGCGCCTGGTACGCGGTGCGGCTGTCCGTGCGGCCGCTGACCCAGCTGGCGCGCGCGGCCGATGCGCTAGATCCCAACAAGACCGGGCCGCGCCTGGACGAGGACGGCCCCATGGAAGTCGCGCATGCCGCCACCGCGTTCAATGCCATGCAGGACCGCATCGCCGCCCACCTGGCCGAACGCATGCGCATCCTGGGCGCCATATCGCACGACCTGCAAACGCCCATCACGCGCATGAAGCTGCGGTCCGAACTGATGGACGACACGCCGGACAAGAGCAAGCTGGCGCAGGACCTGGACGAAGTCGAGCGCCTGGTGCGCGAGGGCCTGGCCTACGCGCGCACCGCGCACGGCGCCCTGGAGAAATCCGCGCGGCTGGATATCTGCGCCTTCCTGGACAGCCTGGTGTGCGACTACCAGGACACGGGCAAGGACGTCAGCCTGTCCGGCGCCTGCGCCGCGCCGCTGGTGACCCGTCCGCACGCCTTGCGGCGCCTGCTGGGCAACCTGATCGACAACGCCCTGAAGTACGGCGGCGGCACGGCCCAGGTCCAGGTCGAGGCCCACGACGGCGGCGTGACGGTATCCGTGCTGGATCGCGGCCCCGGCATCCCGCCCGACAAGCTGGAGGACGTCATGCAGCCCTTCTATCGCCTGGAGGGCTCGCGCAACCGCGACACGGGCGGGACGGGACTGGGCCTGGCCATCGCCAGCCAGCTGGCATCGGTCACCGGCGGCACCTTGACGCTGCGCAACCGGGAAGGCGGCGGCTTGTGCGCGGAGCTGCGGCTGGACGGACTGGAGTAAGCGCGGCCGGCGCCGCGCCATCCTGTCAGGGGGCCAGCACCAGCACCTTGGGCTGCGGGGAAAACACCTGCATGCCCACGGTATTGATCGTGTTCTGTACCGTCAGGCTGGTCATGCGCACGATGGGCGTGCCCATCACCAGCACGGTAAAGGCCCCCGTCACGTAGCGCGAACTGCCCATGAAGGTCTGGGAGATCACGCCGCCGCCCACGCCCGCGGTATCGCCCAGCGTGATCGGCACCGGCGTGGCCATGTTGTGCACCGGCGCGGCCAGCAGCAGCACGTTCCACGCCACGGGTATGCCCATGCTGGACGTCGCCACGTCCACGTGCGGGAAAGGCGGAATCGGCGTCTTGCAGACGTCCGGGAAGCCGAGCGCGACCCCCGGCAGTTGGCACACGGCCAGCATGGCTCTCTCCTCGTTCAGGTCCTGCCCGCCGACCAGAGCTCGGCCTCCAGCATGGCGGGGTCGTTTTCGATGATGCCGGCGCGGTGCGACAGGCGCGCGCCCACCTGGATGGCCCGGTGGAATCGCGTGCGCGTGAAGCGGGCCTCGCGCAGGTCCGCGTCGGTCAGGTCCGCCGTGGAAAAATCCGCGTCCACCAGGCTGGCGTCGCGCAGATCGGCGCGCGCGCACCGCGCGCGGTGGAACACGCCCAGGTCCAGGCGCGCGCCGCGCAGATCGGCGTCGTCCAGGTTGGCCTCGGCCCAGATGGCGCCTTCGAACTGCGCGCCCGCCAGCCGGGCGTGCGCCAGGTCGGCCTGCGGAAACAGGCATTGCGGGCCCATCGCGCCGACGAAGCGCGCCTGCCGCAGCAAGGTCCCCTTGAAGTTGGACTGCCGCAACTGCGCCCTGCTGAAGTCCACCCCGTCCAGCTTGCTGTCGGTGAACTGGCATAGCGTGAAGCGCAGGCCGGCAAAGCCATGGCCGCTCAGGTCGCATTCGACGAACATGGCGCTTTCGCCGCCGATCCCCTCCAGCCGGGTCTCGCGCAGGTCCAGCTGGTAGAAGGTCACGAAGGACAGCACCGCGCCGCTGAAATCCGCGCCCCGCAGGTCGGTCTTGGAGAACATCGCGCGGTCCAGGCGGGGGATGCGCAGGTCGGCGTCGCTCAGGCAGGTGGCGTGGAAGCTGGCGCGATCCAGCATGGCGTCGGCCAGGCCCGCGCCGGTCAGGTCGCATTCGCTGACCATCAGCTGCCGGGCCGCCGCGCCGCGCAGATCGGCCTGCCGCAGCGAGCTCAGTACGAACCGGGACTCTTCCAGTCCGGCACCGGCCAGGTCGGCGCCGTCGAAGCGGCAATGCGTGAACTGGCTGTCGTCCAGCCGGCACCCGGCCAGACGCGCGCCGCTGAAATCGACCTCGTCGAAAAAACCGCCGGCCAGGTCCAGGCCGGCCAGGTCCGCGCCGCGCAGGTCGGCGTTTTCCACGACTTCGCCATGGCGGATCTTGTCCTGCAGGGTCTCGATATTCATGCGGCACGCTCCGCGCGGCGCAAGGGATGGCGCTTGGCGCCCGCCGTATAGGCGCCCCGCATGCGCGTGGAGGCGTCCATCAGCGCCTGCGAGACATCGGCGCGGAACAGGTTGGCGGCCTCCAGGTCGGCATCGCGCAGCGTCGCCTTGGACAGGATCGCTTCGATCAGGTTGGCGCCGCGCAGCACGGCCGCGTCCAGCCGGGCGCGCACGAACAGGCTGCGCGGGGCGCGGATGCGCGACAGGTCGGCGCCTTGCAGGCGGCATTCCGACAGGTCGCAGGCCTCCAGCGTCGCGCCGGACAGGTCGGCGCCCGCCAGCATCGCCCCGCGCAGGCTGCTATTGTGCAGCGTGGCATCGCGGAAACTGGCGGCCGACAGGTCAGGTTCGCCGGCGAAGGCGCTGGCCTGCACGTCGGCGCCGGCAAAGGTCGTGGCGCCGGAAAACCGGCATCGCGTAAAGCCCGCCCGTTCCAGCCGGGCGGCGGTGAAATCGCAATCCTGCAAGGCACTCTCCAAGAAGGCGCACAGCGCCAGCGACGCCTGGGCGAAGCGGCACTGTTCCAGAATGACGTTCATGCCGGTCCATTGCGACAGCCGCGCCTGGGCCAGGTCGCAGCCGCGCAGCAAGGTCTTGAACCAGCGCCCGCCCTCGGCACGCGCGCCGCGCAGGACGCAGTCGTCCAGCACCGCTTCGTCCAGCCGTGCCTGGCTGAAGTCCGCGTCCCGGAAATCCACTTCCCACGCGCGCAGGCCGCCCAGGTTCGCGTTGCGGAACACCGCCGCGCGCGCGGACGTGCGCCGCAGGCAGGCCGCCGCCAGCACGGTGTCGGTGAAATCGCAGCCGTCCAGGCAGGCATCGGTCAGGTCGGCCCCGGCCAGGTCCGCGCCGCGGAAATCCATGCCGCGCAGGTCCATGCCGGACAGGTCCGCGCCCGCCAGCGGCAGGCCGCGGGCGGGCTGGCCGGCCGCTGCGCGCGCTTGCAGGCGCGCGCGGGTGCGCCGCGCGCGATGCGGCGGCATGGGCGGCGGGGGCGCGAACTGCTGGGCGGCGTTCAGATAGGCGGTGTGCGCCGCGGCGTGCGCGCCGCCCGTGCCATCGCCGGCGCCGCCGCGCATCCACGGCTGGCGGCGCGCTTCGCGCAGATGCCGGCGCAGGGCGGCGAAATCGAAAGCCGGCGCCGGGTGGTTCGTGTCCACGCCGCGCAGCCCGTCCAGGTCCATGCCGATGCCGGCCGCCAGGCCGGCGAGTTCCGCATCGGCATGCAGCGCGGCCGCCGCGCCCTCGCCGCGCCGGGCCTCCTCCAGTTCGCGCTCCATGCGCAGGATATGCGCCGGCAGTTCGGCCAACGCGGGCGCCGGCGCCTCCACCTCCAGGGGCGCCAGGTAGCGCGCCGGATCCAGGCCTTGCGCCAGCAGCTCGGCCCGCGCCCGGGCATGGCGGCGCTCGGCCCCGGCGCGCAGATTGCGGCGCGAGGGCCTCTGCCGCTCGTCGCGCGACCGGGTGTCCAGCCAGGGCCCGCACAGCGCACCCGGCACCAGTTCGTCGTCCAGCAGCGCGTACAGGGCGCCGTGCCGCGGGTCCAGCCGACGCTGGAGGACATCCTGGTAATACGCCAGGTCGCGCGGCGTACGGCCGTCGCGCGAACCGCCGTCCCATGGCTCGCCGCCCCCCAAATCCGCGCCCTCCAGCGCGGGCATGATGAAGCGCACGTCGGCCGCGTCATCCTCCCCCACCGGCATGCCGCCATGCCACACCAGCACCACGCGGTCGCGGTGCGGAAAGAACCAGGCCGTGGAAAGGCTCAGCGCGATCTCGCGCAATTGGCTGCCGTCCGCCTGCATGCTGGCGAAACAGCGCGCGCGCCAGTCCGGCAGGCGGCCGCGCAGCACCGCATGCTCGGGGTGCATATTCCATATCTCGTAGGCGGCGCCGGCCAGCGTGGCGCCGGGATCCGCCGCGCGCTGGTCCCGCGGCGCGGCCTGGAAATAGCGCGCGTCCATATCCGGCGCGAAGCCGGGAAAGTCGTTCTCCAGCCAGTCCTGGTCGTAGCGGCTGCCCAGGTGGCGCGCCCGTTGCGGCCAATCCATGCCCAGGGCACCATAGCCCGCCGGCAGTGGGCGTTGCGAAGGATGCGACAGGCGCGCGTCCGGCGATTCGATATTGGGCAGCCTGTGCACGCGCACGCCGTCCACCGTTTCCTCGGCGGCGCCCATGCCCAGCGGATTTTCCGCGACGCCCGGGCCGCCATACGCGCGCGTCCAGTCCACGCGCATGGCGTCGAAGGGCCGCGGTTCGCCGGGACGGCCGTCGACCCAGCAGCGATCGCCGAACACCAGCAATGGCTTGTCGGCGATGCCGTCCACCTTCAGCCGCACGGCGCAGGCGCGCTTGTCCTGCTGGTGCCGCGTATAGGCATAGCCCGTCGCCAGCACTTCCGGCACGGGCTTGGGCATGCCGGTGTCCAGCACGCCGCCGGCCTCCTCGCCGGCCAGCGTCCACAGGTCCTGTTCCGGCAGCAGGGCCGGCGTGTCGCCCAGGCGGGCCAGCGCCAGCACCGCGACGCCCAGCGTATCCTGGCGCCGCCAGCGATAGGGCCGCGCCAGCAGGCCCAGGCGGAATGGCTTGACGGTCTTCACGGCGCTATTCCGTGCGCTGGTCCAGCGCGACCTCGCGCGTGCCGGGCTCCACGCGCACCCGCACCACCCGCCCCTCGGCGAAATCGGCGAGCCGCACGGGCGATACCGGCACGCGCAGCGTGGCCTCGAAAGGCTCGACGCCGTCCTGGGCTTCCACGCCGAGCGTGATGTCGATGACGAAGAACCGCATGGCGCCCAGGCGCGTGCCCGTATCCACGGTGCGGACGACCACCGCCGTGGCGGGCCGGCCCGTCTGGCGCACCTGGTCCTGGCGCGCCACGACGGCGGCCTCCTGCGCCCGGCGGCGCATTTCGCCGCGCAGCATGACGGCGACCTGCACGACCGACAGCAGCAGCACGACGATGACGCCCCAGGCCCATCCCGGCAGGCCGGCGGACGGCGTCACAATATGCTCCACAGGCCGACCATGGATTGCTTCAGCCCCACCGACTGTGCCTTCACGGCGTCGAAGGCATAGCTGGTGCCGGAAGTGCGATAGGAGGCCAGCGCGCCGATATTGCTGATGGCGGAGTAATTGGTGAACGACACATTCACCATGATCGTGGTGCGGTACAGCGCAATGCGGCCCACGCCGATCTCCGCCTTGAACCCGGCCAGCGACAGGCCGTAGGGCGTGACGGTGTACCACTGGCCATCGGCCATGTTCTTCACCTTGGGCGCATTGAGCACGATGGCGGTGGGCGTCTTCAAGGTAATGTCGGCGTCGCCCTCCACGTTTACCGTGGACCCGCTGGACTTCAGCAGCATCGCGGCCTTGGACTTCACGTCCAGGGCATCGCCGGTCGACTCCAGCAGCACTTTCCGGGGCGCGGTGGCCTCCAGCCCGGCGCTGCCGGACTTGACCACCACCTGGCCCTTGGCCTGCTCGGTCAGCGTCCCCGCCTGCACGTCGTGCAGGGAATCGCCCTCGGTCACGGTGATCTTTTCGCCGGTCTTCAGGGTCTCGTCGAAGGCGCCCGCGATCTCGCGGGTTTCGCCGCCGGCCGCCACCGTCGTCTTCAGGCCGTTGTCGAATTTTTCGTCCATCAAGCCGTCCTGCACATGCACGGTTCGCGAGGCCTTGACGGTGTAGTCCTCGTGGCCGGTGACGTGCACGGTACGGGATTGCCCCACGGAAAGCTTGTCGGATCCCGTGACGTCGATATCGCGATTGCACAGGACGCGCTTGATGTCGTTGCCGCCGATCACGGTATTGCGCTGGCCGTCCGTGTTGTGGAATTCGTCGCACTCGACTTCGGTGTGCAGGTTGCGCTCCGCATGCAGCCAGATGCGCTCGGCGCCCGCGCGGTCCTCGAACATGAAGGCATTCGCGGTGGCCGGCGTGCCGTTCTTCGAGCGGCTCAGGAAACCGCTTTGCGTCGCGTTGTCCGGCAGGTTCCAGGGCGGCATATTGCTGGCGTTGTACACGCGGCCGATCACGATGGGCCGGTCGGGATGCCCGCCGATGAAATCCACCACCACTTCGTCATTGACGCGCGGCAGCTGTATGCCGCCGAAGCCGCCGCCCGCCCAGGGGCTGGACACACGCACCCAGCAGGAGCTGTTCTCGTCCTTCTTGCCATAGCGGTCCCAATGGAACTGCACCTTCACGCGGCCCATGTTGTCCGTCCAGATTTCCTCGCCTTGCTTGCCGACCACCGTGGCGGTCTGCGGGCCATGGGTATGCGGGACGGGCGTGACGCGCGGCGCGCGGAACTGCACGGAAGCGGGCAGGACGACGAAGTCGATATCGAAGGTGGCGGGTTCGCCGGAGCCCGTCGCATAGCCGCCCTCGCGCAAGCGGTAGTAGGCGCCCACCACCAGGTACTCGCGGTTCTCCGCCTGGCGCGGATGATTGCGCAGGGTGAACAGGCGCCCCGGCGCCAGGCCGCGCGCGTTGCAGGACCCGCGGCCTTGCTCGCGCTGGCACTGCAGCGACTCCAGGCGCACGCGCGTGTAGTGTTCGGCGTCCTCCGGGTTGGTGTAGCCGCCCTGCCATTCGTACATTTCCAGGTCGCCGTTGTCGTGCGGGCCGGGATTGTTGCGCCGGGCCTCCAGGCTGGCGGCGGGCGTCAGGGGATGGTAATCCGTGGTGGCGAAGGCCCCGGGCGTGATCTGCTCGGCCACTTCCCATTCGTGGATGTAGTCCTCGCGCGGCACCGCGTTGCGGTCGGGGCCGTAGTACGGGATGTGCTCGTAGCCGGCCACGGCCTCGTGCTGCGTGATGTCGTCCGTCAGCACCAGGATGTGCTTGTCCTTTTCGTGGCGGAACCAGTAATAGATGCCCTCGTGTTCCATCAGGCGGCTGACGAAGGCGAAATCGGTTTCCTGGTACTGCACGCAATATTCCCAGGTGCGGTAGCGGTCGGCCAGCTTGTAGTCGACCGGATAGCGGTAATCCTTCAGGACCTCGCGTATCACGTCCGGCACGCTCTTGTTCTGGAAGATCTTACTGTCGGAGGTCTGCGTCAGGTACCACAGCCAGGGGCGCAGCGTCGCGCGGTAGACGTAATGCCGGCCGCCGTCCGTGTCGCGGCCCACCAGCACGCAGCGCGTTATCTCGCCGCCCAGGTAGCGCGGCGTGCCGCTGGCGGTCAGGATCTCCAGCGTCATGGGCTTGCCCAGCAACGCCTTCATATCCAGGGTGTACGACTCCGCCAGCAGGTCCACCTCGAACTCGAACAGCTGCGACAGGGTCTCCGCGCCGTGCATGGCACGAAACCGCAACTGGTCGGGCGGCAGCGGCGTGTGTGCCTGGATGATGCGATCGCTGTCCACCATGCGGTCCATCTCTTCTCCTGGAGAGACAACGCCCGCCGCGCTCCTGTGCTCGATGTTCTCGGAGCGCCGCGCGAGCGCCGTGGGTGTCGGTGATTCGACGCACCATCGCTGCCGATGCGCGAGACGGGCGATTCTAAACAGCTTGCAAGACCAGGAGAAGCCGCTTCACAAGCGTTTGTCGTTTTTACGAAATCGAAATACCTGGACACCTTTACACGACACAAACGGTAGAACTCAAAATTCACGGTTGTTGCATGTCTTTGTCTGCTGCCAGGGACGAACCGCCCGGCTACGTAAGTTTCATTACAGGACGTCAATTTTCGAGCGAAAAAGATGTTCGGAATTTTTCATGCTTGTTAAGCAATCGTAAGAAGAAACAGCGCGTGTGAGTTGCAATAAACGGACTAAGCCGAGTGCATAGAATGCGCATTCCGTGAGCAGTGCACGGACCAGAACAGATCCAGACGGACACCCGGTTGTGTGTACCGGCAACGCCCCGCAAGGGCAACGCCCTATGACGATGACCATGGAATTCGCCGAAATACCGAGCACGCTGGAGGGGGCCGCCCCAGGCCGCGCCGCGCCCGGCCCGTGGCTGCCGTGCGGGGAGGACCTCGAATACGACGCCGACTTCCTGCGGCTGCAGCAGTCGGCCGCGGAGCGCAGCGAACAGCAATTCGGGACCACCATCATCCCGGCCCAGGCGCCCGATTGGCGCGAGGTCGAGAAGCAGGCCCTGGCCTTGCTCGAACGCACGCGCGACATACGCGTCATGAGCCATCTGACGCGGGCGTGGACGGAGACACGCGGGCTGCCCGGCTATGCCGATGGCCTGGCCCTGTGCGCCGAGGCGCTGGAGGACTATTGGGAGGCTGTGCACCCGCGGCTGGACAGCGTGGGCGAGGACGATCCGCTGCCGCGCGTGAACGCGCTGGCGTCGCTGGGCGACGTACAGGGCTGCGCGCGCAGCGTGCGCTCCGCCAGCCTGATCGACGGCGTGCACGGCAGGTTGAGCCTGCGCGAGGCCGAGTCCATCCTGGACGGCAGCCGCCCGCAGGCCGACGCCTATCCCGGCGGCCGCGCGCGCCTGGTCGAACATCTGCGCCAGGCCTGGGTCGCCGGCGATCCGCGCCTGTCGTCGCTGGCCGCGGCGGAACGCACGCTGCGCCGCATACAGGAAACCGTGGCGGCCAGGCTGGGCAGCGAATGGATGCCCGACTACACCGCCGTGCTGCGCGCGCTGGACATCGTCCTGCAGGATCTGCACGCGCCGGGCGACGGCGGCTCGTCCGCGCATGAGGCCGACCCGGCGGCGACGGCCGGCCACGGCGCGGACGCCGCCCTTCCCACGGGCGCACCGGCCGCCCCGCCGCGGCCGGCCGCGCCTTCCGTGCGCTGGCAGGACGCGCAGATCCATACGCGCGACGAGGCGATGGCCATGCTGACCAAGGTCTGCGCCTACTTCGAGGTGCACGAGCCTGGCCATCCCGCCCCCTATGTCATCCGCCGCGCGCAGCAGCTCATCCCCATGAGCTTCCACGACATCATGCGCAATCTGGCGCCGCAGGGCCTGGAGCAATTCGAGCTGCTGCTGCCCCGGGACGCCGACGGCCGGCCCGCGCCCTGATCCACCGTATCGAGAACAACCAGGAGAACCGCATGGCAACCACCCTGAAAGGCAGCGGGCAGAAATTCATCGCGAGGAATCGCGCGCCCCGCGTGCAGATCGAATACGACGTGGAGATCTACGGCGCCGAGCGCAAGGTGCAGCTGCCCTTCGTCATGGGAGTGCTGGCCGACCTGGCGGGCCGCTCGGACACGCCGCAGCCCGATATCGGCGAACGCAAGTTCCTGAATATCGACATCGACAATTTCGACGAACGGATGAAATCCATACGGCCGCGCGCCGCGTTCCAGGTCGCCAACACGCTGACGGGGGAGGGCAACCTGAACGTCGATATCACCTTCGAAAGCATCGACGATTTCTCGCCGGCCACGGTGGCGCGCAAGGTCGGCCCGCTGAATGAATTGCTGAATGCCCGTACCCAGCTGGCCAACCTGCTGACCTACATGGACGGCAAGACCGGCGCCGAAGAGCTGATCGGCAAGGTGCTGGAAGACCCGGCGCTGCTGAACGCGCTGGCCGCCGCGCCCAGGCCGGCCGATGCGACGCAGGACGGCGCCGCCGACGCGGACGGCGGCACGCGCGCGGTGCGCGACGCGAACTGACCACAATGGAGAACGCCATGACCGCAACGGCCCAACGTGCGCCGCAGCCCGCCAGCGAAACGCTGGAAGCGGACGACCTGTCCGCCCTGCTGAAAAAGGAGTTCAAGCCCAAGACGGAGCAGGCGCGCGAGGCAGTCGAGCATGCCGTGCGCACGCTGGCGCACCAGGCGCTGCAGAACAGCGGCATCGGCCTGTCGTCGGATGCCTACCGCACCATCCAGGCCATCATCGCGGAGATCGATCGCAAGATGTCCGAGCAGATCAACCTGGTCATGCACCACGCCGACT is from Bordetella bronchialis and encodes:
- a CDS encoding DUF2169 family type VI secretion system accessory protein; the encoded protein is MKTVKPFRLGLLARPYRWRRQDTLGVAVLALARLGDTPALLPEQDLWTLAGEEAGGVLDTGMPKPVPEVLATGYAYTRHQQDKRACAVRLKVDGIADKPLLVFGDRCWVDGRPGEPRPFDAMRVDWTRAYGGPGVAENPLGMGAAEETVDGVRVHRLPNIESPDARLSHPSQRPLPAGYGALGMDWPQRARHLGSRYDQDWLENDFPGFAPDMDARYFQAAPRDQRAADPGATLAGAAYEIWNMHPEHAVLRGRLPDWRARCFASMQADGSQLREIALSLSTAWFFPHRDRVVLVWHGGMPVGEDDAADVRFIMPALEGADLGGGEPWDGGSRDGRTPRDLAYYQDVLQRRLDPRHGALYALLDDELVPGALCGPWLDTRSRDERQRPSRRNLRAGAERRHARARAELLAQGLDPARYLAPLEVEAPAPALAELPAHILRMERELEEARRGEGAAAALHADAELAGLAAGIGMDLDGLRGVDTNHPAPAFDFAALRRHLREARRQPWMRGGAGDGTGGAHAAAHTAYLNAAQQFAPPPPMPPHRARRTRARLQARAAAGQPARGLPLAGADLSGMDLRGMDFRGADLAGADLTDACLDGCDFTDTVLAAACLRRTSARAAVFRNANLGGLRAWEVDFRDADFSQARLDEAVLDDCVLRGARAEGGRWFKTLLRGCDLAQARLSQWTGMNVILEQCRFAQASLALCAFLESALQDCDFTAARLERAGFTRCRFSGATTFAGADVQASAFAGEPDLSAASFRDATLHNSSLRGAMLAGADLSGATLEACDLSECRLQGADLSRIRAPRSLFVRARLDAAVLRGANLIEAILSKATLRDADLEAANLFRADVSQALMDASTRMRGAYTAGAKRHPLRRAERAA
- a CDS encoding type VI secretion system Vgr family protein codes for the protein MDRMVDSDRIIQAHTPLPPDQLRFRAMHGAETLSQLFEFEVDLLAESYTLDMKALLGKPMTLEILTASGTPRYLGGEITRCVLVGRDTDGGRHYVYRATLRPWLWYLTQTSDSKIFQNKSVPDVIREVLKDYRYPVDYKLADRYRTWEYCVQYQETDFAFVSRLMEHEGIYYWFRHEKDKHILVLTDDITQHEAVAGYEHIPYYGPDRNAVPREDYIHEWEVAEQITPGAFATTDYHPLTPAASLEARRNNPGPHDNGDLEMYEWQGGYTNPEDAEHYTRVRLESLQCQREQGRGSCNARGLAPGRLFTLRNHPRQAENREYLVVGAYYRLREGGYATGSGEPATFDIDFVVLPASVQFRAPRVTPVPHTHGPQTATVVGKQGEEIWTDNMGRVKVQFHWDRYGKKDENSSCWVRVSSPWAGGGFGGIQLPRVNDEVVVDFIGGHPDRPIVIGRVYNASNMPPWNLPDNATQSGFLSRSKNGTPATANAFMFEDRAGAERIWLHAERNLHTEVECDEFHNTDGQRNTVIGGNDIKRVLCNRDIDVTGSDKLSVGQSRTVHVTGHEDYTVKASRTVHVQDGLMDEKFDNGLKTTVAAGGETREIAGAFDETLKTGEKITVTEGDSLHDVQAGTLTEQAKGQVVVKSGSAGLEATAPRKVLLESTGDALDVKSKAAMLLKSSGSTVNVEGDADITLKTPTAIVLNAPKVKNMADGQWYTVTPYGLSLAGFKAEIGVGRIALYRTTIMVNVSFTNYSAISNIGALASYRTSGTSYAFDAVKAQSVGLKQSMVGLWSIL
- the tssA gene encoding type VI secretion system protein TssA gives rise to the protein MTMTMEFAEIPSTLEGAAPGRAAPGPWLPCGEDLEYDADFLRLQQSAAERSEQQFGTTIIPAQAPDWREVEKQALALLERTRDIRVMSHLTRAWTETRGLPGYADGLALCAEALEDYWEAVHPRLDSVGEDDPLPRVNALASLGDVQGCARSVRSASLIDGVHGRLSLREAESILDGSRPQADAYPGGRARLVEHLRQAWVAGDPRLSSLAAAERTLRRIQETVAARLGSEWMPDYTAVLRALDIVLQDLHAPGDGGSSAHEADPAATAGHGADAALPTGAPAAPPRPAAPSVRWQDAQIHTRDEAMAMLTKVCAYFEVHEPGHPAPYVIRRAQQLIPMSFHDIMRNLAPQGLEQFELLLPRDADGRPAP